Within the Bacillus horti genome, the region TAAACACTTCAGTTGTAGGTGCACTTGTTATTAATCTCCAGCCTGTTTGTTCAATCGTCGAAAACGCAGTAGACATTTCTATTCCATCGATTCCGGTATATGTAATATTTCCTCCACTTTCCTGCAACACTACTTCTGCGAAAAGCTCTTGACTGCCTGGACTGAGATTTTCCGAGACATTCATCCCTATATTTTCAACTTCAGGATGTAATAAATATGTTCCATCTGATGCAAGTAAATAGGCATAGCCTGTTTCCTCTACCTGAATTCGATCGACAATATTTAAAATTTCAGCTGGATTTAGAGCAGCCTGAACAATCCCTTTGAATTGTCCTTGGCTATTGACCAAAGGAACATCAATAATAATGATGTTACTCCCATCTGTCACAGCCTGTAAAATATCTGATATTGACAGCTCTAAACTATTCTTAGCATTTTGTATATTTTGAAATTGACTAACATCATTGACTCTATCTAACGTATCGTGAGCAGTAAGGCTTTCGTCTACAAACCTAAAATATTGTACTTCAGCATCACTGGCGTCTAGTACTTTTAATATAGGCAATATTTCATCTTTGTTTCCTCTTAGAAATTCTGGATGTTTGTCGATTACATTCTCTAGTGCATTGACCTTTTGGCTAAGCCACAAACTAATCATATCCCCATTTGTACGTGACAACTCAACTTGGGCCTCTTCTGTTTTACCTTCTAATACAGAAATGGACTGAAACATTAAGACGATGGTAACTAAAGCGAGAGGCACAATTGAGATGAGTAAAAGTAAAAACATGATTTTGGTCTTAATTGATTTAAGTTTAATGAGATCTCCCTTTTTCACATTGTATTCCTCCATTTGTATTAAATCTCTTGATCAGGGGCAGAGGATCGCACAAAGGATCAGCTTCAAAAAAATTTTCATTCGACCCCCATAAATCCATAGTTCTCATTATTCCAAAGTTTCCTTTTTTGTCAACATTAAATATACACATGCATGGTCATTTGTAGATAGTGACACAGCTATTTTCCGATTTATATTATGCAAGGTAAAAGTCGACACAGGCTTGCTATTATCCTAAATATCGCCTGTGTCGATTTTCTTTATCAATTTTTCAGGTCATATTCCATTGTGAACTATTTACAATAGTTACTTTTATTTTTGGTTAATTATTATAATGACGAAAAAATAAATTGTTTGTTATGATTTGGTAATAAGTAAAGAATTTTGTTGAAAATTCGTATAGATTAAAGAAACATGTCGAATTTTCGCATAATTTTAAGTCCAGGTTATAACATGAGGAGGATTACAAATGGTGGATGTAAAGGTATACCGAATTCCAATGTCTGCACCTGATGATATGTCAAGCTTAAAGGAATTAATTGATAGTGGTCAGATTAATCCAACTGAAATCGTAGCTGTTTTAGGGAAAACAGAGGGGAATGGATGTGTAAATGATTTCACTAGAGGGTTTGCAACCTCAGCGTTTAGAAGCTTTTTAGCTAGAATCCTTGGGCAAACAGAGCAGCAAGTAGAGGAAAAGATTGCTTTCGTCATGTCAGGTGGGACTGAGGGTGTGATGACCCCCCATGCTACTATCTTTACTAAAAATGAGGTAGACACAAATACAGAGCTATCTAGAGAAAAGGGATTAACGGTTAGTGTAGGATTTACTAGAAACTTTTTACCCGAAGAGATAGGTACCTTAACGATGGTTCAAGAGGTAGAGAGAGTCGTTCTTGGGCTAATGGAGACAGCAGGGATAGAAGAAAAAGAAGATGTTCATTTTGTACAGATCAAGTGTCCTCTACTAACTTCTGATAGGATTTTAGAAGCAAAATCAAGAGGTAAATCAGTTGCAGTAGAAGATACCTATAAATCTATGGGCTATTCAAGAGGTGCATCCGCCCTTGGAGTAGCTGTGGCCTTAGAAGAAGTGAATCGAACAGCTGTTACAGAAGAAAGTATTTTGAATGATTGGTCTTTATATTCCAGTGTCGCTTCCACTTCTGCTGGCGTAGAGCTGATGAATTGTGAAATTATACTAATGGGAAATTCTAAAAAATCAATGAGCAAGTATAGAATTGGACATAGTGTCATGAATGACGCTATTGATCTGAATGCCGTTATTGAAGCGATGAAAAATAGTGGCTTAGAGATTGATAAATTACCTACAGCAGAAGACAATAACCGCATCGTCAATATTTTAGCTAAAGCTGAGGCTTCTCCAGATGGACTTGTCAGAAATAGACGCCATACGATGTTGACAGATTCTGATATTAACCATACGCGCCAAGCCCGAGCAGTCGTAAATGGAGTTATTGCATCTATCACAGGAGATCCTATGGTATACGTATCTGGCGGCGCTGAGCATCAAGGGCCAGCTGGTGGAGGTCCAATAGCCGTTATTATTAAAAAGTAACGATTTGGTTTTAAGCAAAATTTGTAATAGGTGGTGAAGTCCGATGAGTTTATTAATGAATAGTATTCCCTTAATTGTTATCATTGTTCTTTTATATAAAAGGCAGCACATGCTATTCGCTGGATTAGTAGGGGGAGTATTAGCGTTTATTATAGGTGGATTAACAGTAGATCAGGCAACGTCCATTTTTGTTGGCGGGATTTCAAACATGCTAGGAATCACAATACCGATCATTTACGCAGCGGCAGCAATGATGGTATCAAAAGCTGGAAGTATCCAAGCGTTAGTGGAACTAGCTAGCAGAGGGATAAAAGGTAAAGTCAGTATTCTAGCAGGAGTGATCGTATTAATCCAAGCCTTTGCCACCTACATGGCCGGGATGGGAGCAGGTAACACTATGGTTACGGCGCCATTAATGGCTATGGCTGTAGGGGCTAATCCTTTTGTCATTGCAGCTATGTCTATTGCTACAGCGGTTGGCTTCACGACTTCTCCAGCCTCTACTGAAACCATATTAGCTGCTGAGAGTGCAGGACTTGATGTGATTACACATGCAAGTGCCATGCTGCCTTATACGATGTTGTTTTACCTATTAGCTGCTGGATTAGCCATTTATGGCGTACATAAAAATGGTGCTCTCATCAATCAGGATGGTAAAAAAGAAGAGCAGAATGAAAAGACAAATAATTGGACTCTATTAAAACAATCCATACCAGCTGTTGCTTTACTTGTTATGGTGTTAGCAGGAAATAGCATCAATTCAATGCTAGAAATAAAAATCTTCACACCTGCATCCATTGTGATTATAACGGCTGTATTAACAGTCCTATTAACACCATTAAACATTAACAAAACAGGTGAAGCCTTGGTTGACGGCTCCAAATTTATTTTAACAACATTGTTTGGTGTAGGGATCTTCCTTGGCTTTATTAACATGATTGGAGAGTTAGGCACTTTTGCACAAATAGCTGCTCTAGCAAACAATGTACCGAACATGATTGTTTTACCTGTAGCTATGATCCTTGCCTTTTTAATCGCCATTCCTTCTGGAGCTATGACAGCTGGAGTTTTGACTCTAATCTTACCTACTTTAGCCGCCTTGGGATTACCACCTTTAGCAATGGGATTTGTGGCTATAGCGACTGGTCTTGGTACACAAATAAGCCCTGTACAAATTAACGTAGCAGCTCTAGCAGACGGCTTTAAACTAGACATTATTGATATTATCAAAGGGAATATGAAATTTGTCCTAGGGGCGTTAGCTTTATTAATCGTAATCGCAATGATCGTTGTCTGATTTTCTAAACACGCACTAGAACACTATGATAATTATGTCATTTTAGTAGAGCGAAAGGCGTGAGAATGATTAACAAGAGCGAGTCAACAGAGATTGAGGTTATTTATGGGATTCATGACAAACCTAAGCTATCACTCGGGATACCCTTAGCCATTCAACATATTTTAGCTATGTTTGTGGCTAATATTACGGTCCCTCTTCTCGTGTCATCCTTATTAGGATTATCCTCGGCTGAAACGACGTTCTTAATCCAGTGCGCTATTTTAATGGCTGGGGTAACAACTTTCATCCAGGTTATGCGCTATAGATTTGGGATAGGGTCTGGTCTTCCCATCGTCATGGGGACAAGTAATGCCTTTATTCCGGTGGTAGTTGTGATAGCTACTGATTATGGAATAGGGGCAGTCCTAGTGGCAAGCTTTATTGGTGGATTATTTGAGATTATTCTGGGAAGATATCTTATTCATGTAAAAAGAATCTTTACACCATTAGTGGCTGGAATAGTCGTCTTAACCATAGGCATCACACTGATACCGGTTGGAATAAGACAAGCTGCTGGTGGAAGCAGCAATATGGGTGACCTAACAAGTCTTGCTATTGCGGGGCTCGTCTTACTAACAATTATTATCTTTAACCAAAGTAAAAATAAAGTACTTAAGTCTTCGTCCATACTCATCGGGATCGGGGTAGGTTACGTCGTTTCTATCTTACTCGGATTAGTAGACATCACACCAGTCATAGAATCAAGTTGGCTATCATTTCCCCAGCCCTTTCAATATCAATGGACTTTTGAGCCCGTAGCTATCATTGCCATGTTATTTATGTATATCGCCACGGCCATTGAATCGGTTGGAGATATTTCAGCGATTACGAATGGTGCAGAGGGGAGAGAGGCAACAAAAAAGGAGCTGCGTGGCGGGGTTGTTGCGGATGGAATTTCAAGCAGTATAGCTGCATTATTCAATGCATTTCCAAACACTTCGTACTCCCAAAATATCGGTGTAGTTAACTTAACAGGTGTGTTTAGTGTATTTGTCATCAAAATAGGTGCGGTAATCCTCATTCTATTATCCTTGTTACCTAAATTTGCAGCGTTCATCACCATTATGCCTCAGCCTGTATTAGGGGGCGCAGCCGTTGCGATGTTCGCCATGGTTGCTGTTTCAGGGGTATCATTATTGAAAAAAATCAAGCTTGATAGTAGAAATATACTCATTATTGCCGTAGCTTTAGGATTGGGTATAGGGTTCAATGTTGTCCCAGAAGCGACTCAGCAACTTCCAGAAAATGTACAATTAATTTTAACAACAGGTCTCGTACCGGCAGCATTGGTCGCCATCCTATTAGATTTGTTGCTACCTAAAAAACAATAGATTGATAAGGATGCCAAAATACTAGAATAGATTGTTCCATTATAACCTAACGCTTTCGTAGGACTCGGCGATAAGTCAAGTTTTTCTAAAAAGTTATAGGAGGGGGGAGGACAACAGATGAATAGTGAGTTTAATGCTGAATGTTTGACCCTCTCCTTTGATGAAGGATTTAAGAAACTAATGGATAGAGGAAATGCTGAGGCTGTGAGCCAAGTTGGCATCGTTCATAGCGTATTTAATAAAGTGATTAACTTTAAAGACCATAAAAATCAACTGCATAGCCTATTGCATAGGGATATGGACAATGGCCCTTATTCCATAAGGGTAGATAGGAAAGGGTCATGTTCCTTCCAAGACTTTTTGATACATGTAAATGATGCAGTATATATGTCAAAGGATTACTTAGTCATAGGAAATCTTTTCAAGCTGAAGCTTAGTAGGAGTCGCTTATGGCAACCACAGCCAATTAAGCTGGATTTGAATAGAGCATATGACTTATTAAATAAAAATATTGAGCGATATAATCAGTATTTGTTAGTAAGCGGATCAAGTGGAGGCGTAAAGCACTATTATCTAAAAAATCACTTGCATCTCCCTGTCAAACATCATCCAACGCTAATAGAAAAAGAGCTGGAGAAAAGAATTCTCAATTTTAGATGGAGCGTTCAGAATAACGGTCAAGCTCTTGAAGAGCATATCAACGCTCTGCTAGGCTTCGGAAATGGCTTGACTCCCTCGGGGGATGACTTTTTAGCGGGATATATATTGGCACTAAACACCGTTCAACGTAGAGAGGCCAGTAAAATACTCCGTAAAATAAAAGGTTTGCTGGGTGCTCAGAAGCTGCCTACTACGGATATTAGTATTACGATGCTGAAAGCAACACTTGAAGGTAAAACAAGAGAATATATTCATCAATTTATTTGCTCTCTTTTTGACGATGACGATTCGAGAATGATCCGTAACACTGAACAGGTGTTAGCCATTGGGTCATCCTCCGGAACAGATTTATCGATTGGGATCTCTGTAGGATTATCTGATTTTTTGGAAGATTCAGTAAAATAATAGGATTAAAGTGATTAGAATAGTACTGAAAAGGAGAAATGTACATGTCATCTAAGGTCGTTATTAAAAAAAATTCCTATCATGATTCAGTGACATTGATGTCCCTAGCGAGCAAAGCGCTGTCTATTGAAGGTGTCAATGAAGCGATTGTATCCATGGCCACAGCAATGAATAAGGATTTAATTCAGCAAGTTGGTCTTATGACTGAGGAAGTAGCCCAAGCTACCCCAAATGATCTGATTATCGCCATTAGTGCGAACTCAGAGGAAATTAGCGAACAAGCTCTACAATTCATTGAGGAAGCATTCCAGTCTAAGCAAAAAAAATCAAAAGGGGAAAAGAATAAATCCTATCAAACGATTAATACGGCACTTGAAGCTGAAGGGGAACACCAAATAGCTATTATCTCTGTTCCTGGAGATTTTGCTGCCAGGGAAGCAAATATTGCCTTAGATAAGGGGCTTCATGTCATGATGTTTAGTGATAACGTTTCAATTGAAGACGAGAAGCAGCTTAAGCAGAAAGCGGTAGAAAAGAATTTATTTGTTATGGGACCAGATTGTGGAACAGCCATCATCAATGGAGTAGGACTCTGCTTTGCAAACAATGTAAGGAAAGGCAACATCGGCTTAGTTGCTGCCTCCGGAACAGGTCTTCAGGAAGTCACTGTTCAGATTGATCGCTTAGGTGGTGGGATTACTCAGGCGTTTGGAACGGGTGGACGTGATCTCTATGAATCTATTGGTGGCATCATGATGAAGCAAGGGCTAAAAGCACTGGCCGAGGATGAAAATACGGAGGTCATCGTGTTAATTTCCAAACCACCTGCTAAGAAGGTTCAGGACGAAATACTGGAGCTTGTAAAATCCATTAATAAGCCAGTTGTTATCTCTTTTATTGATGGTGATGAGCAAGCTGTAAAAGAAGCAGGAGCATATTATGGGGAAAGTCTGGCGGATACCGCTTATCAAGCCGTTAAGCTAGCAAATCCTACTGGAAACCCGCCACAGATCGTCAGTGGTACAGATGAGGAAACAATTCAACATGAGGCAGTGAGGCTTGCCGCATCACAGCAATATATTCGCGCATTGTTCTGTGGAGGCACACTATGTTCGGAGGCTTTGTCAATTTTAAGAAATGCTGGCTTAGAAGTTAGAAGCAATGTATCTAAGAAGGATCATGAACAGCTTTTAGATATAAAAAACAGCATGGGACACACCCTGCTAGACTTAGGTGAAGATGAATTTACAGTTGGAAGGCCTCATCCAATGATTGATCCAACGATTCGTAATGAAAGGATCATTCAGGAAGCGCGGGATCCTGAAACGGCTGTCCTTCTCTTAGACTTTGAACTGGGCTACGGAGCACACGAAGATCCAATTGGATCTGCTTTAGAATTCATACAAAGAGCTAGAAAAACGGCGGAGGAAGAAGGTAGATACTTTCCTGTTATCGCATACGTTTGCGGGACCGAAGCAGATAAGCAAAGCTTATCTGAGTCTGAAAGAAAGCTAAAAGAAGCTGGGGTATTGGTTGCTAACAGTAATGTACAAGCTGTCGAGTTAGCCAATCAACTTATTTCTAGCAAAGGGGGAAAAGCGTAATGAGTAGCATAAATACGTTGTTTTCAAGCTCACTTCGAGTATTGAACGTAGGTACAGAAACGTTTAAACAGGATATCCTTCTTCAACAAGGAGATGTGACTCAAGTAGATTGGCGTCCTCCTGCGGGCGGAAATGTAGAGTTAGTCAGAGCTTTAGCTAGACTAGAGAACAACCCTGCTATTGACGAAGCCAATCAAAAAGCGGTTGAGATTTTAAAATCTGCCCATCCTGTTCTCATTGATATGGATCTGGCAATCAACGTCATACCAGGCATGCATGAAAAATTAATTCTTCATGCAGGTCCACCGATCACATGGGAAAAAATGTGTGGTCCAATGCAGGGAGCCGTTATTGGTGCGTTAATTTTCGAGGGACTAGCTAACAATGAGGAAGAAGCGAGAGAATTAGTCAGCTCTGGTCAAATTGAATTTGCCCCATGTAATGAGCATGACGCTGTAGGTCCAATGGCCGGAATCATTTCTCCTTCAATGCCTGTGCACATTATACAAAATATAGAGCATGGAAATCATGCCTACTGTTCCATTAACGAAGGGTTAGGAAAAGTTTTAAGATATGGTGCCTTCTCTGATGACGTGATCAAGAGATTAAAGTGGTTAAAAGATGATTTTATGCCCGTGCTAAAGGAAGCCATTATTATAAGTAAGGGAATTGATCTTAAGTCGATTATTGCTCAAGCCTTGCATATGGGTGATGAAGTTCATAATCGGAACAAAGCGGCTACTAGCTTGTTTATCCGTCAAATAGTTCCCTACATTTTACAGACAAATGCGAGTGAGCTTATGCGTTCTGAGACGATCTCGTTCATCAATAATAATGACCACTACTTTTTAAACTTATCCATGCCTGCTTGTAAGGCGTCATTAGATGCCGCACACGGGATCGAAGGCTCCACGATCGTCACAGCGATGGCTAGAAATGGTGTAGAATTCGGTATACGTGTTAGTGGCTTACCAAAAGAGCAATGGTTTACTGGTCCAGCTAATTATATCAAAGGTCTACTTTTTCCTGGGTTTAGTCAAGAGGATGCAGCCCGAGATATTGGTGATAGCACGATAACCGAAACAATAGGTATTGGAGGATTTTCGATGGGTGGTGCTCCAGCTATTGTTCAGTTTGTTGGGGGATCTGTTGAAGATGCCATA harbors:
- a CDS encoding ring-opening amidohydrolase, with translation MVDVKVYRIPMSAPDDMSSLKELIDSGQINPTEIVAVLGKTEGNGCVNDFTRGFATSAFRSFLARILGQTEQQVEEKIAFVMSGGTEGVMTPHATIFTKNEVDTNTELSREKGLTVSVGFTRNFLPEEIGTLTMVQEVERVVLGLMETAGIEEKEDVHFVQIKCPLLTSDRILEAKSRGKSVAVEDTYKSMGYSRGASALGVAVALEEVNRTAVTEESILNDWSLYSSVASTSAGVELMNCEIILMGNSKKSMSKYRIGHSVMNDAIDLNAVIEAMKNSGLEIDKLPTAEDNNRIVNILAKAEASPDGLVRNRRHTMLTDSDINHTRQARAVVNGVIASITGDPMVYVSGGAEHQGPAGGGPIAVIIKK
- a CDS encoding transporter yields the protein MSLLMNSIPLIVIIVLLYKRQHMLFAGLVGGVLAFIIGGLTVDQATSIFVGGISNMLGITIPIIYAAAAMMVSKAGSIQALVELASRGIKGKVSILAGVIVLIQAFATYMAGMGAGNTMVTAPLMAMAVGANPFVIAAMSIATAVGFTTSPASTETILAAESAGLDVITHASAMLPYTMLFYLLAAGLAIYGVHKNGALINQDGKKEEQNEKTNNWTLLKQSIPAVALLVMVLAGNSINSMLEIKIFTPASIVIITAVLTVLLTPLNINKTGEALVDGSKFILTTLFGVGIFLGFINMIGELGTFAQIAALANNVPNMIVLPVAMILAFLIAIPSGAMTAGVLTLILPTLAALGLPPLAMGFVAIATGLGTQISPVQINVAALADGFKLDIIDIIKGNMKFVLGALALLIVIAMIVV
- a CDS encoding uracil-xanthine permease family protein — translated: MINKSESTEIEVIYGIHDKPKLSLGIPLAIQHILAMFVANITVPLLVSSLLGLSSAETTFLIQCAILMAGVTTFIQVMRYRFGIGSGLPIVMGTSNAFIPVVVVIATDYGIGAVLVASFIGGLFEIILGRYLIHVKRIFTPLVAGIVVLTIGITLIPVGIRQAAGGSSNMGDLTSLAIAGLVLLTIIIFNQSKNKVLKSSSILIGIGVGYVVSILLGLVDITPVIESSWLSFPQPFQYQWTFEPVAIIAMLFMYIATAIESVGDISAITNGAEGREATKKELRGGVVADGISSSIAALFNAFPNTSYSQNIGVVNLTGVFSVFVIKIGAVILILLSLLPKFAAFITIMPQPVLGGAAVAMFAMVAVSGVSLLKKIKLDSRNILIIAVALGLGIGFNVVPEATQQLPENVQLILTTGLVPAALVAILLDLLLPKKQ
- a CDS encoding DUF2877 domain-containing protein, which gives rise to MNSEFNAECLTLSFDEGFKKLMDRGNAEAVSQVGIVHSVFNKVINFKDHKNQLHSLLHRDMDNGPYSIRVDRKGSCSFQDFLIHVNDAVYMSKDYLVIGNLFKLKLSRSRLWQPQPIKLDLNRAYDLLNKNIERYNQYLLVSGSSGGVKHYYLKNHLHLPVKHHPTLIEKELEKRILNFRWSVQNNGQALEEHINALLGFGNGLTPSGDDFLAGYILALNTVQRREASKILRKIKGLLGAQKLPTTDISITMLKATLEGKTREYIHQFICSLFDDDDSRMIRNTEQVLAIGSSSGTDLSIGISVGLSDFLEDSVK
- the fdrA gene encoding acyl-CoA synthetase FdrA, with product MSSKVVIKKNSYHDSVTLMSLASKALSIEGVNEAIVSMATAMNKDLIQQVGLMTEEVAQATPNDLIIAISANSEEISEQALQFIEEAFQSKQKKSKGEKNKSYQTINTALEAEGEHQIAIISVPGDFAAREANIALDKGLHVMMFSDNVSIEDEKQLKQKAVEKNLFVMGPDCGTAIINGVGLCFANNVRKGNIGLVAASGTGLQEVTVQIDRLGGGITQAFGTGGRDLYESIGGIMMKQGLKALAEDENTEVIVLISKPPAKKVQDEILELVKSINKPVVISFIDGDEQAVKEAGAYYGESLADTAYQAVKLANPTGNPPQIVSGTDEETIQHEAVRLAASQQYIRALFCGGTLCSEALSILRNAGLEVRSNVSKKDHEQLLDIKNSMGHTLLDLGEDEFTVGRPHPMIDPTIRNERIIQEARDPETAVLLLDFELGYGAHEDPIGSALEFIQRARKTAEEEGRYFPVIAYVCGTEADKQSLSESERKLKEAGVLVANSNVQAVELANQLISSKGGKA
- a CDS encoding DUF1116 domain-containing protein, with the protein product MSSINTLFSSSLRVLNVGTETFKQDILLQQGDVTQVDWRPPAGGNVELVRALARLENNPAIDEANQKAVEILKSAHPVLIDMDLAINVIPGMHEKLILHAGPPITWEKMCGPMQGAVIGALIFEGLANNEEEARELVSSGQIEFAPCNEHDAVGPMAGIISPSMPVHIIQNIEHGNHAYCSINEGLGKVLRYGAFSDDVIKRLKWLKDDFMPVLKEAIIISKGIDLKSIIAQALHMGDEVHNRNKAATSLFIRQIVPYILQTNASELMRSETISFINNNDHYFLNLSMPACKASLDAAHGIEGSTIVTAMARNGVEFGIRVSGLPKEQWFTGPANYIKGLLFPGFSQEDAARDIGDSTITETIGIGGFSMGGAPAIVQFVGGSVEDAIEYSEKMYQITTGENSNYSIPTLDFRGSPIGIDVRKVVETNILPIINTGMAHKDAGIGQVGAGLVEPPMACFEGALKALAKEVS